The DNA sequence acttttaataaatagataaaaacattattgaatttaacacaaaaccataccaaataaatatatataaaaagatattatgaataaattttatattatttgctaGGTTTTTCTTCTTAATTCTGAAATCGACGAGGTTATTGTTTTCTCTGGCTAGGCTTACTAGCCCTCCTTGGGTTTAGGCGTAGCTTGGTTGGTTGCGGTCGGTAGTTTTGTTATTACAATTAGTCTTGTCTATGTGATATAGTTTTGAGTGTCTTTTGTTTAAGTTACGGTGATAGTCTTTTGTGAcatagttttattttgttttgttttatttcgTTGTTAGTTCTTttgtttagttctttttttttgttcttcgaTAGCTCACCATCAAATTCTTGTTAGTGGTTAAGAACAACAAGTTCTCTAAACTGAATGAGTTATTAGTGGTGCATTTACGTACTTTGCACGAATGAACCTGCTGCAATATATCTATTATATTGTCTTGTAAGCAGTAGAGTAAATTGAATATCAGTGCTCTTAAAATTAACTGTGATATtgcaatcttttttatttaattttataaaacgaTTCGGAAATCAGACAACTGATTAGTTAActcatttttctaattctaattctttatttaagtttttaacGGGAGAGATGTCaacattaaattgaaaattactattaataaaattgtatagtttcttaaaaaaaattaaaaagtaatttaagtaatttatttGTAATAATGCCATTATATCATTGgcctatttatattttaaaaatataatcaagTAGTCCACCAAAGCAAAAGGTACGCGTACATGTCAAACCAAACAACATTCAAGTTACTCAAGAGTTTTACAAAGACATTGGCTTTCTTTATCCTTGTGTTCCAGTTTTAGTGCCGAAAGTATTGCATTTCTTCATAAATTGCTTTTAATTTCCAGATAGCTTCGTAATcgttgtttaattattttttaaggaaataaaaaggCAAAATGAAGCACAGGTTGATGATTTTAGTGTCTTGTATAATACATTTGTTGTATTATTGTTTTATAGACAAAGTAAGGTGGCCTGTTTTCTCAAGCATAATCCATATCATATATATCCAGCATTACCTTCAAAACCAATTATTCCAAAACCAAATCGGCAAACTTTTGGAATTATTATGCCAATGATTCCCTCCCGAAAAACCAGCTAagcaaatttataaattatagccTCTTCTTCAGTCTTGACTCTTTCAATTCCACAGTGAtaaaagtaattatattttattgtaatataataataataagttggtAATAAAACTTTTCCTTTAAAATAGACAAGTTAAACAAAAGCTGTGGTTAATTTGTTTAAAACTTGGccaataaaataatttacactGTCCTCTCCTCTTGTTGAGGGGGTCCACTTTTCATCATAGTAACTTCTTAAAAGACGAAACAACCTTAAAATTaaaaccctctcttcttctttaatACCTCAAAAACTCATATAGCGGAGAAACAAGGTTATCGTTCTTGTTTGTATCTCCaaggaagaaaagaaaatgtcCGAAACACCCAAATCTTGTCTCACCCCGATCCTCCATCTTCTTCTTTTGATTCTAGTTTTTCATTCTCTGACGGCCACTTCTTCACTCCATAACCTGCTCCGAAGCCAGGGCTTGCCCGCTGGGCTCTTCCCGGACACCATAAAATCATACGATCTGGACCACTTGGGTCGCCTAGAAGTGCACCTCGAATGGCCTTGCCTCTCAAAATTCGAGACGAGGGTATACTATGAAAGCGTCGTCAGAGCCAACCTTACCTTCGGAGGGCTTCAAGGGCTTGAGGGTCTTTCTCAGGAGGAGCTATTTCTATGGCTGCCCGTTAAGGGCATATCTGTAAATGACCCTTCCTCTGGTCTAATTTTGTTCGATATTGGTGTTGCCCATAAGcgactttctctttctctctttgaaGATCCTCCTGTCTGTAAACCTCAGGGTACTACTCTCTTCTTCTGAtctctcttattattattattattattattattattattattattttaaggatttttaaatttgaaagtttggttttttttttttcttcctggGTTTGTTCTTGGAAACTTCTCTTCAATAGAATCAATACTAAAATTCAAGTTAAAGTTTTGTTTTTGTATTGCTAACAAAAAAAATCGAGGATATTTTAGATACTGCCAAAACAGGGGTTTTGGgtaaaaagtagtatttgttgggCTCTTTTGCTATATAGtagaattaaaatatgaattttggaattgCAGGGATAAGGAAGAGTATGGGATTTCAAGTTCAGAGATGAAAAGGAGAGAACATTTCATATCATGATATCCACCTTCAGATATTTTTTCCAGTGCTATTGTATGTTTTTGATTTTTGATTTCTTGACAGGTACATATGTTTTTTCATGTTGATTGAAGCTATAAGGAGTTAAGGATAGTTAGAATATATGTAAATGTGTATAAGGTTTGGACTTTGGAATCGAACGAAATTTggaattttctattttcttaacATTGCTTTTTTTGGCTAACCTGAGAATCCAGTACTTTgattttattgaaaaacctcTTACATCTTGGGGAAAATCATATTTTCTGGGAGGATTCTATACCAAATATGGGGGCTGAGATCACAAAATCAATCTGTACATGGTTTCATTAATTTGCTGGCTACGATGGATTTGGTAAAACttcattcatttcttcattattGTGAAATGGTATGGATCAAAATAGACTAATTGAGTTTAGATTCTTCaccaaataaataatattctttctATAACCCAttcattataattatatatgtttaaatGTATGAATTAGTGTCGATTTTTCTTAATTGTTACCtcacaaaatattattttagattataACATTCCTCTAATGCTAAGAGCCCATGGCCATGCCTAATCATCTATCCAGTCTGTATTCTTGTATGTGCCTTAATTAACAACCTTAAGCAACAGTTCCTTAATTTCTTCAACGGCAAGCAATTCACGAGAAAATCCCTGTAACAAATGAACTTAAATATAACATTTTGGATAactaaacaatacaaaattaaagaCAACGGAGGGTTACACATTTGTTGTTGTGTTTTACCTGTAGACATAATGTAACTTGCATTACTCCTTTGAAGGTTGTTAAATTGGTATCAGTGATTTCGAAGCCTAAAGCACTTAAGGCCTCTATCAGCTTAGTAAACCCACCTGGTTTCTTCTCAAAAATCACCTTTATCCAAAGTTTGTTTTCAAAGATTTGAGCCACAGTAATATCTGGCTATAAACACAAACATCAAGTTAAAGAACGTTGCTGGCGTTAATGTTTGGAAATTACTATAGGTGACAAGTTAAGAACATTGATTTGAAACTTTTTTACTAAACCTGAAGCCAGAGCTCTTTATTACGTTCTGCAGCACGAATATGTATGCCGTCTTTCTTTGGTACTGTTCCCTCCGCAGATGAAGTTTCTATACCCAAAAGCTGGTGCTGAAGAGTGGCCACAGTATGTTGCAGCTCGCTAATATACGCAATTGCATCGTCCACAATGGTTGCCTTCTTCATCTGTAACAAATCACAGACCAATGCTATTAGTTTTACACTGCAAAAGTGATCTGTGAAATCACTGAAATGAGGGAAAATGTAGAAGGCAAAAAGTTTTCTCCTTTAGTTCGTTAAAATTACATTTGTTATTTTAGGGACTAAGCCACGCAACCGCAGCAGCTTGTCGTTGAGCTTCTCCCTCCTCCTCCTCTCAGCGTGGAGATTCTTGGACTTGAAATTGGATTCAGTCTGCTCGTTTTCGGGTTTCTTTCGACTAATCCTTCCATTTTCGCCAATGCACATTTCATCCAAACCAGAGCTCAGGATAAACTGGTCCATATCCTGCAAGTATTGGGAGCTCTTAGTTTCACCAAGTGAGGGAGGGAGAGAGCCCCTTTTGCGGCAGTATTTCGTTAAGTAGTGTTTCTGGGAGACAagttatatgtataaatatatatctataaatatttatattgaaaTTGGTCTTCACAAGGGTAACATGTTCTTTCGTGTGTGGAAGAGAGAGGTAATGAGATGCTACGGATATGATTATAATACACAATTAGATAGGCACAATTCCTCATAGCCCAACTAATTTTGGCAAGAGAGAGAATAAGAGTTCCGTACGTGCGAATCAGTTAAGCTATTCCAAATTTTGTTATGGGTTATATACAAAACAAACAAAGTTTGGGGCCTAATATGCAAACCCCTCTACCCTCTAGTTAATCTAACACACCACACTCAATATTGGAATGTGTTTTAAAGCCATAAAGTCTCCATCTTTGATGTGTTTCAATagcaaattttatatatatatatatatatatactagcaaaaa is a window from the Cannabis sativa cultivar Pink pepper isolate KNU-18-1 chromosome 1, ASM2916894v1, whole genome shotgun sequence genome containing:
- the LOC115704570 gene encoding transcription factor DYT1 isoform X2, whose product is MDQFILSSGLDEMCIGENGRISRKKPENEQTESNFKSKNLHAERRRREKLNDKLLRLRGLVPKITNMKKATIVDDAIAYISELQHTVATLQHQLLGIETSSAEGTVPKKDGIHIRAAERNKELWLQVIFEKKPGGFTKLIEALSALGFEITDTNLTTFKGVMQVTLCLQGFSRELLAVEEIKELLLKVVN
- the LOC115707430 gene encoding uncharacterized protein LOC115707430; protein product: MSETPKSCLTPILHLLLLILVFHSLTATSSLHNLLRSQGLPAGLFPDTIKSYDLDHLGRLEVHLEWPCLSKFETRVYYESVVRANLTFGGLQGLEGLSQEELFLWLPVKGISVNDPSSGLILFDIGVAHKRLSLSLFEDPPVCKPQGIRKSMGFQVQR
- the LOC115704570 gene encoding transcription factor DYT1 isoform X1, producing MDQFILSSGLDEMCIGENGRISRKKPENEQTESNFKSKNLHAERRRREKLNDKLLRLRGLVPKITNMKKATIVDDAIAYISELQHTVATLQHQLLGIETSSAEGTVPKKDGIHIRAAERNKELWLQPDITVAQIFENKLWIKVIFEKKPGGFTKLIEALSALGFEITDTNLTTFKGVMQVTLCLQGFSRELLAVEEIKELLLKVVN